The following proteins come from a genomic window of Candidatus Palauibacter polyketidifaciens:
- a CDS encoding amidase has product MAEMDRRTFLGTGVAAGALLSLGGCAPRDDDPGSGSVGLGDDASAREVTDFALDEITIDEVHAGMRSGEYTCRSITQMYLERIEALNRQGPRLFAVLETNPDAIGIADELDREFQASGPRGPLHGIPILLKDNVDTADGMTTTAGSTALLGSVAPQDSFVAAGLRAAGALLLGKANMSEWAGWKSFEFGASGWSGRGWDGGRGGFCANPYALDRTPGGSSSGSGSAAAANLAVATIGSETDGSIVGPSSRNCLVGIKPTIGLHSRGGVIPIAHSQDSTGPMARTVRDAAIMLGTMVGVDPRDPLTAASAGNFLTDYTGALDPAGLNGARVGVLREYAGFDSRVDTLFEEALDAMRAEGATVIDPVTLPEELRFGNEYEMEVLYHEFKADLNAYLASLGPDAPIRSLAELIEYNEANHDLELALYGQELHMRSQERGPLTDQRYLDALAASHRLSRDEGIDRAMDQHLLDALVGITAGIPAMQDPLDASGGGGGGCSTPPAMAAYPNMSVPMGFIRGLPVGMSLCGRAWSEATLIRLAYAFEQATNVRRPPTFQATVQV; this is encoded by the coding sequence ATGGCTGAAATGGATCGGCGGACCTTCCTCGGCACCGGCGTGGCGGCCGGCGCCCTGCTCTCCCTCGGCGGCTGCGCGCCTCGGGACGATGACCCGGGTTCGGGATCCGTAGGGTTGGGGGACGACGCCTCCGCTCGGGAGGTCACGGACTTCGCGCTCGACGAGATCACGATCGACGAGGTCCACGCGGGGATGCGGTCGGGCGAGTACACCTGCCGATCGATCACGCAGATGTATCTGGAGCGGATCGAGGCGCTGAACCGGCAGGGGCCGCGGCTGTTCGCGGTGCTCGAGACGAACCCCGACGCGATCGGGATCGCCGACGAACTCGACCGCGAGTTCCAGGCCTCCGGACCGAGGGGGCCGCTGCACGGGATCCCCATCCTTCTGAAGGACAACGTCGACACGGCGGACGGGATGACGACGACGGCCGGGTCGACGGCGCTCCTCGGGTCCGTCGCGCCGCAGGATTCGTTCGTGGCGGCGGGGCTGCGCGCCGCCGGGGCGCTGCTGCTCGGCAAGGCGAACATGAGCGAGTGGGCGGGCTGGAAGTCCTTCGAGTTCGGGGCGTCGGGCTGGAGCGGGCGCGGGTGGGACGGGGGCAGGGGCGGCTTCTGCGCGAACCCCTACGCGCTCGACCGCACGCCGGGCGGGTCGAGTTCCGGGTCCGGGTCGGCGGCCGCGGCCAACCTTGCGGTCGCGACGATCGGCTCGGAAACCGACGGCTCGATCGTCGGCCCGTCGTCGCGCAACTGCCTCGTCGGCATCAAGCCCACGATCGGCCTCCACAGCCGGGGCGGGGTCATCCCCATCGCCCACAGCCAGGACAGCACCGGCCCCATGGCCCGCACCGTGCGCGACGCCGCGATCATGCTCGGCACCATGGTCGGCGTCGACCCCCGCGACCCGCTGACCGCCGCGAGCGCGGGCAACTTCCTGACCGACTACACGGGCGCGCTCGACCCGGCCGGCCTCAACGGGGCCCGCGTCGGCGTCCTGCGCGAGTACGCCGGCTTCGACAGCCGCGTCGACACCCTGTTCGAGGAAGCGCTCGACGCCATGCGTGCGGAGGGCGCGACCGTCATCGACCCCGTCACGCTTCCGGAGGAACTCCGCTTCGGCAACGAATACGAGATGGAGGTGCTGTACCACGAGTTCAAGGCGGATCTGAACGCGTACCTCGCGTCGCTGGGCCCGGACGCCCCGATCAGGTCGCTCGCCGAACTCATCGAGTACAACGAGGCGAACCACGACCTCGAACTCGCCCTCTACGGACAGGAACTGCACATGCGCTCGCAGGAGCGCGGGCCGCTCACCGACCAGCGCTATCTGGACGCGCTGGCCGCGAGCCACCGGCTCTCCCGCGACGAGGGGATCGACCGGGCCATGGACCAACACCTGCTGGACGCACTCGTCGGGATCACGGCGGGGATCCCCGCCATGCAGGACCCGCTCGATGCTTCGGGCGGGGGTGGGGGCGGGTGCTCCACGCCGCCGGCCATGGCCGCCTACCCCAACATGTCCGTCCCCATGGGGTTCATCCGTGGCCTCCCGGTCGGCATGTCGCTGTGCGGCCGCGCCTGGAGCGAGGCGACGCTCATCCGTCTCGCGTACGCCTTCGAGCAGGCGACGAACGTCCGCCGCCCGCCGACGTTCCAGGCAACCGTCCAGGTCTGA
- a CDS encoding deoxyhypusine synthase family protein — translation MTLTDFIDRHYRHFNAAALRSAAEAWRDLVDGGGQMLLTLAGAMSTAELGLSLAEMIRAGKVHAICATGANLEEDLFNLVAHDHYRRIPDWRALTAEQEKDLERRGLNRVTDTCIPEAEAFRAVEAPLRELWRAADDAGERRLPHDYLYQLIRDRTLADRYRIDPADSWLVAAAEADLPLFAPGWEDSTLGNVLVAEQLGGGLDRPGPVLGGTEYMAALAEWYTRTSTGRSLAEAPDIDDAPDAAPLPAETGADPEAKSVGLFQIGGGIAGDFPICVVPMIRQDLRRWCPYWAYFCQISDSTTSYGSYSGAAPNEKITWGKLDVDTPKFVIESDATIVAPLVFGYVLGW, via the coding sequence ATGACGCTCACCGACTTCATCGACCGTCACTACCGTCACTTCAACGCGGCGGCGCTGCGCTCGGCCGCCGAGGCCTGGCGCGACCTGGTCGACGGCGGAGGTCAGATGCTCCTCACACTGGCCGGCGCCATGAGCACGGCGGAACTGGGGCTCTCCCTCGCGGAGATGATCCGGGCCGGGAAGGTGCACGCCATCTGCGCCACCGGCGCGAACCTCGAGGAGGACCTCTTCAACCTCGTGGCGCACGATCATTACCGGCGCATCCCCGACTGGCGCGCGCTCACCGCAGAACAGGAGAAGGATCTCGAGCGACGGGGACTGAATCGCGTCACCGACACCTGCATCCCGGAGGCCGAGGCCTTCCGCGCGGTGGAAGCGCCGCTGCGCGAACTGTGGCGGGCGGCCGACGACGCGGGCGAGCGCCGGCTCCCGCACGACTACCTCTATCAGTTGATCCGCGACCGCACCCTCGCCGACCGATACCGGATCGATCCGGCCGACTCCTGGCTCGTGGCCGCCGCGGAAGCCGATCTCCCCCTGTTCGCACCCGGCTGGGAGGACTCCACGCTGGGCAACGTCCTCGTCGCGGAACAACTCGGCGGCGGACTGGACCGTCCCGGGCCCGTCCTCGGAGGCACGGAGTACATGGCGGCCCTCGCGGAGTGGTACACGCGCACGAGCACCGGCCGCTCGCTGGCGGAGGCGCCCGACATCGACGACGCCCCGGACGCGGCGCCGCTGCCGGCGGAGACCGGCGCCGACCCTGAGGCGAAGTCCGTCGGCCTGTTCCAGATCGGGGGCGGGATCGCGGGCGACTTCCCCATCTGCGTCGTCCCCATGATCCGGCAGGACCTGCGCCGCTGGTGTCCCTACTGGGCGTACTTCTGTCAGATCAGCGACTCCACCACGAGCTACGGCTCGTACTCCGGCGCCGCCCCCAACGAGAAGATCACCTGGGGCAAGCTGGACGTGGACACGCCCAAGTTCGTCATCGAGTCCGACGCGACGATCGTCGCCCCGCTCGTGTTCGGCTACGTCCTCGGCTGGTAG
- the surE gene encoding 5'/3'-nucleotidase SurE, giving the protein MDEPAQDAPYHILVTNDDGIESPGIQALVTALREVGEVTVAAPCDQQSGTSMSISLDEEFRVRATPAGNCVEATPASAVRLAIRALAPESGFDLVVSGINIGANVGEISHMSGTVGAAMMGAYLGIPAVAASQDSGPGDFEHAAGIVARFVSELRRRGPETGIVYSLNFPAATAAETRGIAARPMGGSYFVIDHEEVTGDPGEEAADAEGERRFSVVFVPPETIPAGSDTEAYNEGLVTITPLRFDWTDRPTVEALEGWDLNALLGESGSGG; this is encoded by the coding sequence GTGGACGAACCGGCGCAGGATGCTCCTTACCACATCCTTGTGACCAACGACGACGGGATCGAGTCGCCCGGCATTCAGGCGCTCGTGACGGCCCTGCGGGAGGTCGGCGAAGTGACGGTCGCGGCGCCCTGCGACCAGCAGAGCGGGACGAGCATGAGCATCAGCCTTGACGAGGAGTTCCGCGTCCGGGCCACGCCGGCGGGGAACTGCGTCGAAGCCACGCCGGCCAGCGCCGTCCGCCTCGCCATCCGGGCGCTCGCGCCGGAATCCGGGTTCGATCTCGTCGTGAGCGGGATCAACATCGGCGCGAACGTCGGTGAAATCTCTCACATGTCCGGGACGGTGGGGGCCGCGATGATGGGGGCGTACCTGGGGATACCGGCGGTGGCGGCCTCGCAGGACTCTGGTCCGGGCGACTTCGAGCACGCCGCCGGCATCGTCGCCCGCTTCGTCTCGGAGCTGCGGCGCCGGGGGCCCGAGACCGGCATCGTCTATTCGCTCAACTTCCCGGCCGCGACGGCGGCCGAGACGCGCGGCATCGCGGCCCGTCCCATGGGCGGCAGCTACTTCGTCATCGACCACGAGGAGGTGACGGGGGATCCGGGCGAAGAGGCCGCTGACGCCGAGGGAGAGCGGCGGTTCAGCGTGGTGTTCGTGCCTCCGGAGACCATCCCGGCCGGGAGCGACACCGAGGCGTACAACGAGGGCCTCGTCACGATCACGCCGCTTCGCTTCGACTGGACGGACCGCCCGACCGTGGAGGCTCTGGAAGGGTGGGACCTGAACGCACTCCTCGGGGAGAGCGGGAGCGGAGGTTAG